From a single Tenuifilum sp. 4138str genomic region:
- a CDS encoding PAS domain S-box protein, with amino-acid sequence MSSDSQNNNSYSNWDNFDSNLLIPLIYQNESSIYLIQNFRVVFANPSFTKLTGYAQEELNEILFLDVVHPKDRKLVKILFNNDFAEIRKHTSNSFTLRILTRYNELKWIKTIFSIIDWQESPALLCTSYDITQQKEAEESMANQEQNLSMLVNAFGDLVFIVNHNYNIVQINNAVLSALGYHEHEILLESFVKLHTESERGIAITSLMEVFDGDRKLYITEFVRKNGKPLPLEVRMIKGYWRKRDVVFVIARDITERIEAEAAIKQSEEKFFKAFNSGAVMMTISTLNEGIYIDANRAFLEKVGYDYSEVIGQKSSELRIFKQIERRNELIDAVKRENRVDKIEVEIVNKKGETFTTLLSAEIINIQGTDCLLVAMSDITYRKQVEEELARSRAQLRGTIDNLPFIAWLKDSKCGYLLVNKKFTNHFGITDDQILGKVDTEPWPSPLLDILKQKENEVLKSKQTVKWEIREGERRIEEWWEFQLTPVFNVNKKVIAITGIARKITDQKINQIKIQKHLDRQILLTKVSYVFNTNLPFSKQANESLNLIVSEIGLRKAFILIGSESDFDIFTCCSSTANDLAEPLRVYYSDNYSSITSHFQQENKVIFDISGSTMPSYDNLKKLTSSQHLLLFPIRVKEKCLGIFAVDYPYGDKVKAADDRDFLLTMSNILSASYESHLNEEQLRKAKELAEQASQAKEKFLSTMSHEIRTPMNAIIGMANLLIDENPKPEQVDNLNSLKYAAENLLSLLNDILDYSKIEANKLDLLQSNFDINDLFKGLYSTFAKMASSKGLTLTYNIDTNIPTPLIGDRVRLNQVLTNLIGNAIKFTEKGEISFTAKLVEKNKEISTIRFTVSDTGIGIPKKMQVDIFNEFTQVHEGKFRATGTGLGLAISQRIVKLMGGEISLESDEGKGSSFFFTIPLKVGTVQPTDDTVEINIPPGKHRVLIVEDNELNTFIVKRFLTNWGIDFEHASNGREALSCLAQNDFDLILMDLEMPEMNGYEAAKAIRKLHNKAKASIPIIALSASALLDVQQRIFGIGMNDFVLKPFKPQELKSKLAKYLLK; translated from the coding sequence ATGAGCTCTGATAGCCAAAATAATAACTCCTACAGTAATTGGGATAATTTTGATTCCAACCTTCTGATACCCTTAATCTATCAGAACGAGAGCAGCATATACCTAATCCAGAACTTTAGGGTGGTTTTTGCCAACCCAAGTTTCACTAAGCTTACCGGCTATGCACAGGAGGAACTCAACGAAATACTTTTCCTTGACGTGGTTCACCCCAAGGACCGAAAGCTGGTTAAAATACTGTTCAACAACGATTTTGCCGAAATCCGCAAGCACACATCCAACAGCTTTACCTTGCGTATTCTAACCCGCTATAACGAGCTAAAATGGATTAAAACCATTTTTTCAATAATTGATTGGCAGGAATCGCCGGCACTTCTATGTACTAGCTACGACATTACCCAACAAAAGGAAGCAGAGGAGAGCATGGCCAACCAGGAGCAGAACCTGAGTATGCTCGTAAACGCCTTTGGCGATTTAGTTTTTATAGTTAACCACAACTACAATATTGTACAAATAAATAACGCCGTTCTGAGCGCCCTTGGGTACCATGAACACGAGATACTGCTTGAGTCGTTTGTTAAACTACATACCGAGAGTGAAAGGGGAATAGCCATAACCTCGCTTATGGAAGTTTTTGATGGCGACCGCAAACTATACATCACTGAGTTTGTGCGTAAAAACGGAAAGCCTCTCCCGCTTGAGGTTAGAATGATAAAGGGCTACTGGCGCAAGCGCGATGTTGTATTTGTTATTGCACGTGACATTACTGAACGCATTGAGGCCGAAGCGGCCATTAAGCAATCGGAAGAAAAGTTCTTTAAAGCATTCAATTCCGGTGCTGTAATGATGACCATTAGCACCCTTAACGAGGGCATATATATTGATGCAAACAGAGCGTTTTTGGAAAAGGTAGGATACGATTACTCTGAAGTTATTGGGCAAAAATCATCGGAACTTAGAATATTTAAGCAGATTGAGCGGCGCAATGAGCTGATTGATGCTGTAAAACGGGAGAACAGGGTCGATAAAATTGAGGTGGAAATAGTTAATAAAAAGGGTGAAACCTTTACAACGCTTCTCTCCGCTGAGATTATCAACATACAGGGCACCGATTGCTTGCTTGTTGCCATGAGCGATATAACCTACCGTAAACAGGTTGAGGAAGAGCTTGCCCGTAGTAGAGCACAGCTAAGAGGGACAATTGATAATTTACCTTTCATTGCCTGGCTCAAGGATAGCAAATGTGGTTATTTGCTAGTGAACAAAAAGTTCACCAATCACTTTGGAATCACCGATGATCAAATTTTGGGCAAGGTAGATACTGAACCCTGGCCCTCGCCACTTCTCGATATTCTCAAACAGAAGGAAAACGAAGTGCTAAAAAGCAAGCAAACTGTAAAATGGGAGATTCGTGAAGGCGAACGCAGAATTGAGGAATGGTGGGAATTTCAGCTAACACCTGTGTTTAATGTGAACAAAAAGGTAATTGCCATTACTGGTATAGCACGTAAAATAACCGACCAAAAAATTAACCAAATAAAAATCCAGAAACACCTCGACCGGCAAATACTGCTCACAAAGGTTTCGTACGTTTTTAACACAAACCTACCTTTTTCAAAGCAGGCAAACGAATCGTTAAACCTTATTGTAAGCGAAATTGGCTTACGAAAGGCCTTTATCCTTATTGGTAGTGAAAGTGATTTTGATATTTTTACGTGCTGTTCAAGTACGGCTAATGATTTGGCTGAACCACTCCGGGTTTACTACTCCGATAACTACTCAAGCATTACTTCACATTTCCAGCAGGAGAACAAAGTAATTTTCGACATTTCCGGCTCAACCATGCCCTCGTACGACAACCTTAAAAAATTAACCAGCAGCCAACACTTACTGCTCTTCCCCATTCGTGTAAAAGAGAAATGCCTAGGCATTTTTGCAGTTGACTACCCTTACGGCGATAAGGTTAAAGCCGCCGACGACAGGGATTTCCTTTTAACCATGTCAAATATCCTGTCGGCCTCATACGAGTCGCACCTGAACGAGGAACAACTCCGTAAAGCCAAAGAACTTGCCGAACAGGCAAGCCAAGCTAAGGAAAAGTTCCTTTCAACCATGAGCCATGAAATTCGTACGCCTATGAACGCCATAATAGGTATGGCAAACCTTTTAATTGATGAGAATCCAAAACCTGAGCAGGTCGACAACCTAAACTCCCTTAAGTACGCAGCTGAGAATCTACTTTCGCTCCTGAACGACATACTAGATTACAGTAAAATTGAAGCCAATAAGCTCGATTTGCTGCAATCCAACTTTGACATCAACGATTTGTTTAAAGGGCTATACAGCACTTTTGCTAAAATGGCATCGAGCAAGGGTTTAACCCTGACCTATAACATTGACACTAATATTCCCACCCCACTCATTGGCGATCGGGTTCGTTTAAATCAGGTTCTTACCAACCTTATTGGGAATGCCATAAAATTTACTGAGAAGGGCGAAATTAGCTTCACCGCCAAACTTGTTGAAAAAAACAAGGAAATCAGTACAATTAGGTTTACTGTATCCGATACCGGCATTGGAATTCCTAAGAAAATGCAGGTTGATATTTTTAATGAATTTACCCAGGTACATGAGGGTAAGTTTAGAGCTACTGGCACTGGATTAGGTCTAGCCATCTCCCAAAGAATTGTAAAACTGATGGGTGGTGAAATTAGCCTTGAAAGCGACGAAGGCAAAGGGTCAAGTTTCTTTTTTACCATCCCGCTCAAAGTTGGAACAGTTCAACCCACCGATGATACAGTAGAGATCAATATTCCTCCCGGGAAACATCGGGTTCTGATTGTTGAGGATAATGAACTCAACACGTTTATTGTTAAACGTTTCCTTACCAACTGGGGTATCGATTTTGAACATGCAAGCAATGGGCGTGAGGCCTTGAGCTGTTTAGCACAGAATGATTTCGATTTAATTCTAATGGACCTTGAAATGCCCGAAATGAACGGCTACGAGGCAGCTAAGGCCATCCGCAAGCTACACAATAAGGCCAAAGCCTCAATTCCAATAATTGCCCTTAGCGCCTCAGCTTTACTCGATGTGCAGCAACGTATTTTTGGTATCGGTATGAACGATTTTGTGCTTAAACCTTTCAAACCTCAGGAACTAAAAAGTAAACTGGCAAAGTATCTGCTTAAATAG
- a CDS encoding TlpA family protein disulfide reductase, giving the protein MGKNHFSILASTVIAAISITCHAQVRVELKVHQSIGSTAIVSRYDGKNQIEVDSCKPTPDGVYTFSVPADTPKGIYKLSVGKGASFDFIVSTDTIVRFETYSFAVEDSLKVKQSAENEVFINFRKLRQKAEQKMWLIESLRKYYTEPTMFSQMLENEQQRTAFDLYMQGNALASKANSSLVSSAIRLELTPQPITQGDECSVKKELSEIWWQGIDLTNPDIRFLPRLIPRLWDYLENLLCEGNYTREEQDSVLTKYIQKLFNLPMHSEIKSLLLNSLCNGFAESDYYGVISTLQQLNENTICPIFNDPELKAKLVLEAGLIPGKKAFDFSFKPVGQKKSLKLSNSTSKYTLVLFWSVWCPHCIESVPQIYKTYKQYQGKGFDVIAICIDDEDDAFQNFIKQNELHWKNVRIPYDSNSKVILKYNVDETPKMFIVDKKLNILSRPSTPEHVKVFLEKNL; this is encoded by the coding sequence ATGGGTAAAAATCATTTTTCGATATTGGCATCAACGGTAATAGCAGCAATTTCAATTACATGTCATGCACAAGTAAGGGTTGAGCTAAAGGTTCACCAATCCATTGGTAGCACGGCAATAGTATCGCGTTACGATGGTAAAAATCAGATTGAAGTGGACTCGTGCAAACCAACCCCCGATGGTGTTTACACTTTTAGTGTCCCTGCAGATACACCTAAAGGAATTTACAAGTTATCGGTAGGGAAAGGGGCCTCGTTCGATTTTATCGTATCAACCGATACTATTGTGCGCTTTGAAACCTATTCATTTGCCGTTGAGGATAGCTTAAAGGTAAAACAATCGGCCGAGAACGAAGTTTTTATAAACTTCAGAAAGCTAAGGCAAAAGGCTGAGCAAAAAATGTGGCTAATAGAATCGCTTCGAAAGTATTACACTGAACCAACTATGTTTAGCCAAATGCTCGAAAACGAGCAACAACGCACAGCTTTCGACCTGTATATGCAGGGTAATGCGCTTGCTTCAAAAGCCAATAGCTCGCTGGTATCGTCAGCCATAAGGCTTGAGCTGACACCCCAACCTATTACTCAAGGCGATGAATGCTCAGTGAAAAAAGAGCTATCCGAAATATGGTGGCAAGGAATTGACCTTACCAATCCCGACATACGTTTTTTGCCTAGACTTATTCCCCGGTTATGGGATTACCTGGAAAACCTGCTATGCGAGGGCAACTATACCAGGGAAGAACAGGACTCTGTTTTAACGAAATACATCCAAAAGCTATTTAACCTGCCCATGCATTCCGAAATTAAATCGTTACTACTAAACTCTCTTTGTAATGGTTTTGCTGAGTCGGACTACTATGGAGTGATATCAACCCTGCAGCAGCTAAACGAAAATACGATCTGCCCCATTTTTAACGACCCCGAACTCAAAGCAAAACTTGTCCTTGAAGCTGGGTTAATACCCGGGAAAAAAGCATTCGACTTTTCATTTAAGCCAGTGGGTCAGAAAAAATCGTTAAAACTTTCAAATAGCACATCAAAATACACCTTGGTTTTATTCTGGTCAGTTTGGTGCCCCCACTGCATCGAAAGCGTACCACAAATCTATAAAACCTATAAGCAATACCAGGGTAAAGGCTTTGATGTTATAGCAATATGCATTGACGATGAGGACGATGCCTTTCAAAACTTCATCAAACAAAATGAGTTGCACTGGAAGAATGTCAGAATTCCTTACGATAGCAATAGTAAGGTGATTTTAAAATACAATGTTGACGAAACCCCTAAGATGTTTATAGTTGACAAAAAGTTGAATATTCTATCACGCCCATCTACGCCTGAACACGTTAAAGTTTTTCTTGAAAAGAACCTGTAA